Proteins from a single region of Antechinus flavipes isolate AdamAnt ecotype Samford, QLD, Australia chromosome 2, AdamAnt_v2, whole genome shotgun sequence:
- the SIX2 gene encoding homeobox protein SIX2 isoform X2: MSMLPTFGFTQEQVACVCEVLQQGGNIERLGRFLWSLPACEHLHKNESVLKAKAVVAFHRGNFRELYKILESHQFSPHNHPKLQQLWLKAHYIEAEKLRGRPLGAVGKYRVRRKFPLPRSIWDGEETSYCFKEKSRSVLREWYAHNPYPSPREKRELAEATGLTTTQVSNWFKNRRQRDRAAEAKERENNENSNSNSHNPLATSLNGGGKSVLGSSEDEKTPSGTPDHSSSSPALLLSPPPPGLPPLHSLGHPQGPSAIPVPSGDPLQHHHGLQDSILNPMSANLVDLGS; this comes from the exons ATGTCCATGCTGCCCACATTCGGCTTCACGCAGGAGCAAGTGGCGTGCGTCTGCGAGGTGCTGCAGCAGGGCGGCAACATCGAGCGTCTGGGACGTTTCCTCTGGTCTCTACCGGCCTGCGAGCACCTCCACAAGAACGAGAGCGTGCTCAAGGCCAAGGCCGTAGTCGCCTTCCACCGGGGTAACTTCCGCGAGCTCTACAAGATCCTGGAGAGCCACCAATTCTCTCCTCACAACCACCCCAAGCTGCAGCAGCTCTGGCTCAAGGCACACTACATCGAGGCGGAGAAGCTGCGCGGCCGGCCGTTGGGCGCCGTGGGCAAGTACCGAGTGCGGCGCAAGTTCCCGCTGCCCCGCTCCATCTGGGACGGCGAGGAGACCAGCTACTGCTTCAAAGAGAAGAGCCGCAGCGTGCTGCGGGAGTGGTACGCGCACAACCCCTACCCGTCCCCACGGGAGAAGCGGGAACTGGCGGAAGCCACTGGTCTCACCACTACGCAAGTCAGCAACTGGTTCAAGAACCGGAGGCAACGGGATCGGGCGGCGGAGGCGAAGGAAAG AGAAAACAACGAAAACTCCAACTCCAACAGCCACAATCCACTTGCTACATCCCTGAACGGTGGCGGCAAGTCCGTTCTGGGCAGTTCCGAAGACGAGAAGACTCCGTCGGGAACCCCGGACCATTCTTCCTCCAGTCCGGCGCTGCTGCTGAGCCCGCCGCCGCCGGGCCTGCCGCCCCTCCACAGTCTGGGCCATCCACAAGGCCCCAGTGCTATCCCAGTCCCCAGCGGAGACCCCCTGCAACATCACCACGGCCTGCAGGACTCCATCCTCAACCCCATGTCTGCCAACCTGGTGGACCTGGGTTCTTAG
- the SIX2 gene encoding homeobox protein SIX2 isoform X1: MSMLPTFGFTQEQVACVCEVLQQGGNIERLGRFLWSLPACEHLHKNESVLKAKAVVAFHRGNFRELYKILESHQFSPHNHPKLQQLWLKAHYIEAEKLRGRPLGAVGKYRVRRKFPLPRSIWDGEETSYCFKEKSRSVLREWYAHNPYPSPREKRELAEATGLTTTQVSNWFKNRRQRDRAAEAKERYEENNENSNSNSHNPLATSLNGGGKSVLGSSEDEKTPSGTPDHSSSSPALLLSPPPPGLPPLHSLGHPQGPSAIPVPSGDPLQHHHGLQDSILNPMSANLVDLGS, translated from the exons ATGTCCATGCTGCCCACATTCGGCTTCACGCAGGAGCAAGTGGCGTGCGTCTGCGAGGTGCTGCAGCAGGGCGGCAACATCGAGCGTCTGGGACGTTTCCTCTGGTCTCTACCGGCCTGCGAGCACCTCCACAAGAACGAGAGCGTGCTCAAGGCCAAGGCCGTAGTCGCCTTCCACCGGGGTAACTTCCGCGAGCTCTACAAGATCCTGGAGAGCCACCAATTCTCTCCTCACAACCACCCCAAGCTGCAGCAGCTCTGGCTCAAGGCACACTACATCGAGGCGGAGAAGCTGCGCGGCCGGCCGTTGGGCGCCGTGGGCAAGTACCGAGTGCGGCGCAAGTTCCCGCTGCCCCGCTCCATCTGGGACGGCGAGGAGACCAGCTACTGCTTCAAAGAGAAGAGCCGCAGCGTGCTGCGGGAGTGGTACGCGCACAACCCCTACCCGTCCCCACGGGAGAAGCGGGAACTGGCGGAAGCCACTGGTCTCACCACTACGCAAGTCAGCAACTGGTTCAAGAACCGGAGGCAACGGGATCGGGCGGCGGAGGCGAAGGAAAGGTACGA AGAAAACAACGAAAACTCCAACTCCAACAGCCACAATCCACTTGCTACATCCCTGAACGGTGGCGGCAAGTCCGTTCTGGGCAGTTCCGAAGACGAGAAGACTCCGTCGGGAACCCCGGACCATTCTTCCTCCAGTCCGGCGCTGCTGCTGAGCCCGCCGCCGCCGGGCCTGCCGCCCCTCCACAGTCTGGGCCATCCACAAGGCCCCAGTGCTATCCCAGTCCCCAGCGGAGACCCCCTGCAACATCACCACGGCCTGCAGGACTCCATCCTCAACCCCATGTCTGCCAACCTGGTGGACCTGGGTTCTTAG